The sequence AGGTCAGCGTGGCCGGCAACACCACACCCACGGACTTCTTGGTGCCATCGGCCAGGGTGAAGCTGTGGCTCACGCACTTGCCGTCAAAGTAGACATTGGCCTTGGTGGTCAGGGTGACGCCGGGGATGTGGTCGGTGCTCATGGGTAAAAGCGCTCGAGAGCTGCGCGGTGGTGATCGAAACCGGCCATTCTAGGCCAGCCCAAGGGGGTTGGCTTCGCCAGGGGTGCTGGCGCAGTGCACTGTCACTGTTGCATGCAATTTCCAGATGCGGGTGCACGCGCGACCAGGGCGTCTGTTTCTTCGGTCCTGTCCGTCGCTTTCTGCCGGGACTGATAGCGCGCAAACGACCACATTTCCCTATTCGCATGGTCAGTGGGTGGTGCCGGTTGTTTGCGTGCACCCGAATTGGCATTCGCCTCCATATGGGTGTGCAGTTCGCCGTGCCGCGGATATTCACGTGGGCGATTTGGGGAGGCCATGGTTTCAAGCCAGAACAGATGGCGGAATGGGTGGGATGCTGCTGCTCCTGGTGCAGGCGGTTCTCCTACATCGAGAGGGGGAGGGTATTGCTAGCCTACGAACGGAGTTGACAAGTTTTTACATTTGTCACCGACGGCTAATACTTGTCTCATACCAGGAGAGTCCATGCAGAAGCTCAAAATTGCCGTGAGTCACTCGGTTGCCGAAAGCTTTATTACGGATTATGAAAAAGTGGATGCAGCATTGACCGACTTCACCAATGTGGCTGCGGTGGTTGGCTCACGCGAAGATGCGCATGACTTGCTGGACCGAATCAACAGAACCGGGTTTGAAGTGCCTTTCTTTCTGGCGCTCAAGGACAACGAGGATGTGCCCGAGGGCTTTTTTTCTCGCTTGAGCGGTGTCATTCAGATTGACCGTGGCAACCGCCATCACTATGGCCGCAAGATCACGGCAACCGCAGACAAATATGTGGATGCGCTGTATCCCCCCTTCTTTCGGGCGCTCAACGAATATGTCAAGCATGGCAATTCGGCCTTTGACTGCCCTGGCCACCAGGGAGGGCAGTTCTTTACCAAGCACCCTTTGGGTCGACAGTTTTTCCATTTCTTTGGTGAAACGCTTTTCCGCTCCGACCTGTGCAATGCCGATGTCAAACTGGGTGATCTGCTGATCCACGAAGGCGCGGCGCTGGATGCGCAAATGAATGCGGCGCGCATCTACAACGCAGATAAAACCTATTTCGTGCTCAATGGCACATCGACTTCCAACAAGGTCGTCACCAGCGCCTTGCTGGCCAAGGATGATCTGGTTCTTTTTGACCGCAACAACCACAAGTCCATTCACCTGGGGGCCTTGGTCTTGTCCGGTGCATTGCCGGTTTATCTGGAGACGGCGCGCAATCCTTTTGGATTCATTGGCGGCATCGATGCCCATTGCTTTGATGAGGCCTATATCCGTGAGGCCATTCGCGCGGTCTCTCCGGAAAAAGCCGATGCGCCACGCCCGATTCGCCTGGCCGTGATCCAGCTGGGCACTTACGACGGCACCATTTACAACGCACGCCAGGTGGTGGATCGCATAGGCCACCTCTGTGACTATATTTTGTTTGACTCCGCCTGGGTGGGGTATGAGCAGTTTATTCCCATGATGCAGGCCAGCTCGCCGCTTTTGCTGGAGCTGGGTGAAAACGACCCCGGTATTTTTGTTACCCAGTCGGTGCACAAGCAGCAAGCGGGTTTCTCGCAGTCGTCACAAATTCACAAAAAGGACCGGCACATCAAAGGCCAGCAGCGCTATGTCACGCACAAGCGCCTGAACAACGCCTACATGATGCATGCCTCCACCAGTCCGTTCTATCCCATTTTTGCGGCGCTGGATGTCAATGCCCAGATGCATGCGGGCGCTGCGGGCCGTCAGCTGTGGCGCGACTGTGTGCGTGTAGGGGTAGAGGCTCGCAAGCTCATTTTGCGCAACTGCAAGCACATTCAGCCCTTTATTCCCACCATGGTGGATGGCCGTCCCTGGGGTGAATATGAGACGGAGATGATCATTGATGACTTGAGGTTCTTCAAGTTCCATCCCAATGAGCGCTGGCACGCGTTTGAAGGCTATGCCAGCAACCAGTATTTTGTGGATCCCTGCAAGCTGCTGCTGACCACACCCGGCATTGACAGTCAAAGCGGTGGATACGCCAGCTTCGGCGTCCCGGCGTCCGTGTTGGCGCACTATCTGCGTGACAACGGCATCGTTCCTGAAAAAGCCGATCTGAACTCCATTCTGTTCTTGCTCACGCCTTCCGAGCGGCTTTCCAAGATGCAGCACCTGGTTTCGTATCTGTGCCGTTTTGAACGCCATCTGGAACTCGACAGCCCGATGGAAGAAGTTTTGCCCACGGTCTTTCACAAGCACCCCGAGCTCTACCGGGGCTACACCATCCGGCAGGTATGCCAGCGCATGCATGATTTCTACAAGAGCCACAACATGCAGGCCTTGCAGAAGTCCATGTTCCGCAAGGCCGGGCTGCCGAGCCAGACCCTGACTCCTTATGAAGCCAATGCGGAGCTGGTGCGCAACAACGTGGAACTCGTGCCGCTGACGGAGATTGCAGGCCGGATTGCCACCGAAGGTGCGCTGCCCTATCCCCCCGGTGTGCTGTGCGTGGTGCCTGGTGAAGTCTGGGGCGGTGCCGCGCTGCAATACTTTCTGGCTCTGGAAGATGGCATCAACAAGCTGCCAGGCTTTGAGCCGGAAATCCAGGGCGTCTACCTCCAAACCGAGGCCGATGGTTCGCGCCGCGCATATGGCTATGTGGTGAAGCGCTAAGGAGTCCACCCATGAGCAACTCCAAGAAAATGGGTGTGGTTCAGCTCACCACATTGACCATTGTGAACATGATGGGCTCGGGCATTATCTTGTTGCCCACCAAGCTGGCGCAGGTGGGGACCATCTCCATCTTTTCCTGGCTGGTCACGGCCTTGGGCTCTTTGGCGCTGGCTTATGCCTTTGCGAAATGCGGGCGTTACAGCCGAAAAGGCGGG comes from Comamonas sp. GB3 AK4-5 and encodes:
- a CDS encoding ornithine decarboxylase; translated protein: MQKLKIAVSHSVAESFITDYEKVDAALTDFTNVAAVVGSREDAHDLLDRINRTGFEVPFFLALKDNEDVPEGFFSRLSGVIQIDRGNRHHYGRKITATADKYVDALYPPFFRALNEYVKHGNSAFDCPGHQGGQFFTKHPLGRQFFHFFGETLFRSDLCNADVKLGDLLIHEGAALDAQMNAARIYNADKTYFVLNGTSTSNKVVTSALLAKDDLVLFDRNNHKSIHLGALVLSGALPVYLETARNPFGFIGGIDAHCFDEAYIREAIRAVSPEKADAPRPIRLAVIQLGTYDGTIYNARQVVDRIGHLCDYILFDSAWVGYEQFIPMMQASSPLLLELGENDPGIFVTQSVHKQQAGFSQSSQIHKKDRHIKGQQRYVTHKRLNNAYMMHASTSPFYPIFAALDVNAQMHAGAAGRQLWRDCVRVGVEARKLILRNCKHIQPFIPTMVDGRPWGEYETEMIIDDLRFFKFHPNERWHAFEGYASNQYFVDPCKLLLTTPGIDSQSGGYASFGVPASVLAHYLRDNGIVPEKADLNSILFLLTPSERLSKMQHLVSYLCRFERHLELDSPMEEVLPTVFHKHPELYRGYTIRQVCQRMHDFYKSHNMQALQKSMFRKAGLPSQTLTPYEANAELVRNNVELVPLTEIAGRIATEGALPYPPGVLCVVPGEVWGGAALQYFLALEDGINKLPGFEPEIQGVYLQTEADGSRRAYGYVVKR